The genome window CCGTGATCATCATGTTGATATCTCAAACGTTAGAGTAATGTCTGCTGTAATATGACAGCCACAAAAGCTCTCAGTCACTCTCCATCTCTCACCTGTCTTGATGTTTCAGAGAGCAATGTGTCGTGGTGTAGCTGTTTTGATGGTTTCTGGGAATTTAAGCTACTTCCTTAGACCAACTTTAAGCCAAAGGTCTTATTCTTTAATATGTCAACTAATTCCTGAAACTCCACACAACTGATAATGTGTATACAGCAtttcacacagcagcactgATACAGCCGctaacctctctctctgtgggaaGTTAGTCCACACATGCTGTGTCTTCCCCTTGTGAATTGCAATCACTGGAGGCGGGaaacacagatgtttttcatagaaataatttattttggAGTGTGGGTTCCTTTTGTTTGAGGAGAAAATGCACTCAGCTGAACGCTCAAATTGGTGAGGCAGTTTCGGTGCATTCCTGACACACATGAACAAAGAGTGAAATTAAACCACTCAAGTTGCACGCAAGCTCAGCTGCATGGTTGATTTTTATCACAACCCATCTAACCCTGAATAGATAATGTTAgctttttgtcattgttttgttataCAACTTGCTCACAGTTGGCAATGTTGCAAATCTGTATTcaatattaatgtttgtttgtgtgtttagagaGAGTAAAACAGAAAGGGAGGTGGAGAggtgtttttctgtgaaaattATAGGCTACTAGGCAAAAAAAATGGACATGTTTTACATGCTGCTTGTTGAATATTGCAGaatgtattcattatttaacaGCAATTCACACCTGAATTTCTGTCAGACAGGGCTAGGGTTTGCTCTCAAAGTCTGGCACCACAGAGGTCTACGTAACCCCAAaacacactcacccacacaccACCTGTCCTTCTGTTCCAGTGTGTCTCGTGGGAGTCAGTTACTGAGAATCGCTACTGCTTCTGCACTGCATGAGTAGTGCACAGGTGTTAGTTTGAATGCATCATCCATCAGCTGCACTGCCCAGACACCAGCTAGTTAATTCAAGTTCTCCATCCACCTCACCGACCACTGTAAGAATCACTTTTCTTCTCACATCGACagcaaacagaaagacagaatcTGTGAGTTTGTTTCACTATACAGAGAGTTTTAATCAATgttagaaaacaaaatgcagtCAGGAGCTTACAAAGTAACACTTGAGAGCTCATAAAGCACTCGTTAGTGTTTTTAAAGTGTGGCTATGGGAGTCACAATAGAAAGAACAAAGCTTCTCCCTGGAGACGGTAAGGAACATGTCAGTtgtcagacatactgtataacatTTTCCCTTGTGACACAGTTGTGTATCGGGAACTAAGCAAATCAGCAACTATATGACAGTGAGCAGAATTTTCACAACATTGATAGTATCTGATGTGATGATAGTCTATGAAGTGGGCTACCCATATAAACTCCAGAACCTCATTAATGGTCAgttaatgatgatgaaaaagaaGATGAGGATGCAGTATAGATCTACAGATACAGATTTCGATGGCTGCTGATGGcgaaaacacaaaactgacgCAGTGATTTTtccattaattaaaatattcacTGTGTACGTGCAGGCACTTATGAATGATTTTGCAGGTAGAGCCCTCTCCATTAGAACAAAGACACTTAGCCTAAAGACACGCATGTACTGCATTTAGcatttaacatgtaaaatataattcaCTATTTAACAATATGTTCTTTTGCCAATGGTACGAAATTGTTTGTTGTCTGCAggaatatatataaaatggaTTCTCTGGACTGTTCACACAACAACTGAGCATAGAGGCTTAGATATTCACTTAACAGTGCTTCCTCAAATCCCTCTGCTAGCATCTGAGCATCATGATGCTGCACAGCACTGATCAAAACCCACAGTTTAGTGGTGCATATGCTCATTTACTTTTTGCAGTCTAAAAAATTATCTTTGGTGAGAATGTAAACAATTGCACCAGAACAAAACACAAGGCTTTAAAGTCTTCTAGCaaaacgacaaaaaaaaaaaaacaacacacaagaTGTCCATACAAACATATCTTACCTGATTACGAGTCCTACAACTATTTGTCAGATAGCATGAATTAGGATAACTTGCCCTGCCATTACACTTTCAATAGAAACAATCATAAGCAAGGCATAACTCAGTATAGCCACTTCCCCCTTGAACATTGAGGACAGATAATGCAGTGTAGGTTACAATAGAGTTACTCTTTAGGATCCCTTTATGAAATTGATTAACTGAGGCATAATGAAATAGCAGAAAGCTGCAATGAGAAAGGTGATTTGGGGGTTGCAAACAAATGCAAGACAAGCTAAAATACATGGGTTAAGGTGGATAGTGATGGGGTTATAGCATGAGGGGGGTATAGACATCAGTGTCTCTCTGGTCCCAGACATAAGGCACATTAACAGGTTGTGTTGTCTCCAACCCTGATACCTCCTAATATAAAAATTGGCCAGATAACACGCCTAATAATTTCTTTACACTTTTTAAAGGCCTATACCTGAGCATTACCCCCCCACTGAGTGCAGGACACATATGTCCCTCAGTTTGCAGTTTATCCATTTAACTATCCACCAACCCACCaaccatctatccatccatccatccatccgtccgtcCTTCTGTCTGACCACCATCCAAAGGCACTCTACCACTGCTCCCAGCTGAAGTCGTCGCCTCCTCCAAACACGACGAAAAAGCCGAGGATTGTGAGGAAGATGACTGCGTTTCCTGTCATCACGAGGCCGCAGGCACCCCACTGGATCTGTAACAGAGAAATATTTAAACTGAAGTGTTCAAAAGTTACCTGTAGTCATATATTGGTTTTTACAAGGAATACAGTGTCGGTGAAATGTAATAACAACTGATATGGTGCAGACAGTGTAGATATATCTACACTaacaaatacaacatttttacaactgactgtatataaatcaacctccaaaatatttcaacatgcGGAGAGAGAACTCACTGTGTTATTGCGGGCTAGGACAATGGGGAGTCCAAAGGATGATACGACGATGCCGGTTGTTAAGAAGTAGGCCAGCTCTCTGCATGCATTGCTGGAGGAGTCGGTGTCATCACCGAGGCGTCTGGATATGAAGGTTGGGATGGGGCTCAAGACGTAAAAAATCAGGACAAACAGCGGCCAGTATACCCTAGAAGAACAAGTGTTGAACAGTTAAATGGACAGTTCATATTTATGCATGGTGATGCAAAGAAATTTGCTCAGTCTCCAGATCCTGATATCCCAGAGATAAACatgcacaacaaaaacattttataccaaaacaaaccactcaaaacaaacacttttcacTACAAAATGAAGCAAACTTGGTGTATTTCTGTCAGATCACTAGCATATCCCTGTTTCCCGAGTCtataaaactgaactaatgccaaaatgtaaataacatttttgggttttttttttttgctttgtactatttgttgttgtatgttttgattgcaatggactacagatgcaatTTAGCTTCAacctaa of Thunnus thynnus chromosome 12, fThuThy2.1, whole genome shotgun sequence contains these proteins:
- the LOC137193839 gene encoding leptin receptor gene-related protein, with the protein product MAGIKALVGLSFSGAIGLTFLLLGCALEQYGVYWPLFVLIFYVLSPIPTFISRRLGDDTDSSSNACRELAYFLTTGIVVSSFGLPIVLARNNTIQWGACGLVMTGNAVIFLTILGFFVVFGGGDDFSWEQW